The sequence CGACCCTTCTCGATCTCATCTCCACGCTCACCTTGCCCCGCACACCAAGGCCGATGTCCCCTCGGCTTCGAACCACTCCCATACGGCCCTTCACGCCGACTTGGCCTCTCTTTCCGAAGCCGGCATTTCAGACGAAGCAGATCCTGCGTTGCTGGAAAACCTCCCCGAACATGCTTGCGCATACTGTGGTATCTTCAACCCGGCATGCGTAGTCAAGTGTCTCACCTGCAACAAGTGGTTCTGCAACTCGCGCGGCTCCACTTCAGGCTCCCACATTGTCAATCACCTTGTACGCGCAAAGCACAAGGAGGTATGCCTCCACGCCGAATCGCCGCTCGGTGAGACCACCCCGGAATGCTACAACTGCGGCGCCAAGAACGTCTTTCTTCTCGGCTTTATCCCGGCCAAAAGCGAGACCGTTGTGGTGCTCCTCTGTCGTCAGCCTTGTGCTGCCATGTCGAATTCCAAAGACATTATCTGGGACACCACCCAATGGTCGCCGCTCATCGAGGACCGTTGCTTCCTCACCTGGCTCGTCAAGGTGCCCTCCGAACatgagcagctgcgtgCACGCCCCGTCACCTTGCAACAGATCAACCGTCTCGAAGAGCTCTGGAAGGACAATGCCAGCGCTAGCcttgacgatctcgacaagccGGGCGTCGAGGAGGAACCTGACAGCGTCCTCCTCCGCTACGAGGATGCGTATCAGTACCAGAACATCTTTGGACCCTTGGTCAAGATGGAGGCCGATTACGACCGCAAGCTTAAAGAGTCGCAGACGCAGCAAGATCTCGTCATCCGTTGGGATCAGGGCCTCAACCAGAAAAAGATTGCTTGGATGATGCTTcccaagctcgagagcggcgaAGTGCGTCTCGCCGTCGGTGACGAACTCAAGCTCCGCTACCGAGGCGAGATGGCACCTCCTTGGGAAGGTGTCGGTCACGTCATCAAGATCCCTAACCACGTctcggacgaggtggcgctcgagctcaacagAGCCGATGGCGTCCCCGACCACTGCACCCACAATTTTTTCGCCGACTTTGTATGGAAAGCTACGTCGTTTGACCGCATGCAGAACGCCATGAAAACGTTTgccgttgacgagcagagccTCAGTGCCTACATCTACCACAAGCTGCTCGGACACGAGATCGACAATGCTACGCTGCGAACCACCATGCCGAAACGCTTCAGTGCGCCTGGCCTGCCCGAACTCAACCACAGCCAAGTTAACGCCGTCAAGAGCGTCCTCCAGAAACCGCTCAGTCTGATCCAAGGTCCCCCCGGTACCGGAAAGACTGTCACCTCTGCTACGATCGTCTACCAACTAAGCAAGATGAATCCCGGTCCCGTTCTGGTCTGTGCACCCTCCAACGTTGCCGTCGATCAGCTCACCGAAAAAATTCATCTGACCGGTCTCAAGGTGGTGCGTCTCACCGCCAAGAGTCGAGAGGCGCTCGACGGCCCCATCAGCTTCCTCACACTTCATGAGCAGGTAGCCAACAACGACACCAACAtcgagctgcagaagcTTATTCAGCTCAAGAACGAGCAGGGCGAACTTAGCAGCAGTGACGAGCGCAAATACAAGGCGCTCACGCGTGCCTGCGAAAAAGAGATCCTCAGCACTGCCGACGTCATCTGTTGCACCTGCGTCGGATGCGGCGACCCTCGTCTGTCCAAAATCAAATTTCGCACCGTGctggtcgacgaggctACGCAGGCAGCTGAACCAGAGTGCATGATTCCACTGGTGATGGGTTGCAAGCAGGTCGTGTTTGTCGGAGACCATCTTCAGCTTGGCCCCGTCATCATGAACAAGAAGGTGGCTCGCGCTGGCGCCAGCCAGAGTCTGTTTGAGCGTCTCATCATGCTCGGTAACCGACCGATTCGACTGCAGGTGCAGTATCGCATGCATCCTTGTCTATCCGAATTCCCTTCCAACATGTTCTACGAAGGCACGCTGCAGAACGGTGTCACGGCGCCCGAACGTCTGCGCAAGGACGTTGACTTTCCCTGGCCCGTGCCTTCGCTTCCCatgctcttcttccaaaACCTAGGTCAAGAGGagatctcgagcagcggtACCTCGTTCTTGAATCGCACCGAGGCAGCCAACGTGGAAAAGATCGTTACGCGCTTCTTCAAGGCTGGTGTCAAGCCGTCGCAGATCGGCATCGTGACGCCGTACGAGGGCCAGCGAAGCTAcattgtgaatcacatgCAGCTGCACGGCTCGCTCAAAAAGGAGCTCTACAAGGATGTCGAAGTGGCCAGCGTGGATGCGTTCCAAGGCCGAGAAAAGGATTACATTATCCTGAGCTGCGTGCGTAGCAACGAGCACCAAGGCATCGGATTCTTGA comes from Mycosarcoma maydis chromosome 1, whole genome shotgun sequence and encodes:
- a CDS encoding putative nonsense-mediated mRNA decay protein, ATP-dependent RNA helicase, which translates into the protein MSELYQFDHFDGASNYGATNSEYSYTDSTSRSPELSNRQKHSKHASNSHRKHLDSDLDLDSISDLHITERDLDPSRSHLHAHLAPHTKADVPSASNHSHTALHADLASLSEAGISDEADPALLENLPEHACAYCGIFNPACVVKCLTCNKWFCNSRGSTSGSHIVNHLVRAKHKEVCLHAESPLGETTPECYNCGAKNVFLLGFIPAKSETVVVLLCRQPCAAMSNSKDIIWDTTQWSPLIEDRCFLTWLVKVPSEHEQLRARPVTLQQINRLEELWKDNASASLDDLDKPGVEEEPDSVLLRYEDAYQYQNIFGPLVKMEADYDRKLKESQTQQDLVIRWDQGLNQKKIAWMMLPKLESGEVRLAVGDELKLRYRGEMAPPWEGVGHVIKIPNHVSDEVALELNRADGVPDHCTHNFFADFVWKATSFDRMQNAMKTFAVDEQSLSAYIYHKLLGHEIDNATLRTTMPKRFSAPGLPELNHSQVNAVKSVLQKPLSLIQGPPGTGKTVTSATIVYQLSKMNPGPVLVCAPSNVAVDQLTEKIHLTGLKVVRLTAKSREALDGPISFLTLHEQVANNDTNIELQKLIQLKNEQGELSSSDERKYKALTRACEKEILSTADVICCTCVGCGDPRLSKIKFRTVLVDEATQAAEPECMIPLVMGCKQVVFVGDHLQLGPVIMNKKVARAGASQSLFERLIMLGNRPIRLQVQYRMHPCLSEFPSNMFYEGTLQNGVTAPERLRKDVDFPWPVPSLPMLFFQNLGQEEISSSGTSFLNRTEAANVEKIVTRFFKAGVKPSQIGIVTPYEGQRSYIVNHMQLHGSLKKELYKDVEVASVDAFQGREKDYIILSCVRSNEHQGIGFLSDPRRLNVALTRARFGLVILGNPKVLNKHPLWHYLLVHYKEKGCLVEGVLSNLQPSMMQFPKPRRPLQKPGDLMARHRHDMVGVDGYGASRGGRFADAGGKGGANQPGFFRTHDAMSYIPSDAQSVTSLGTQATYPSAHLSVSGLHGAYASSIVSQDVDTESLAGSTAPPVSITYSQSDRLHRRLSLSSMSGASDATSIDNYKGDGSYVGAHDDDAGSTFSAAISQSSFTTF